From the Ipomoea triloba cultivar NCNSP0323 chromosome 8, ASM357664v1 genome, the window caCTTGGTTTCAACTTAAGCCTTTTTGGTTTCTCCATTGTACTAAGAATTATTCAAGTTGACTGGTACCAATCATTAgaaattatgtaattatgttTCTCCATTGTACTAAGGCAGATTAATTTTGaggtttgaaattttgaatggtCTATTGGTCGGTTATCGTTGCAATTTTTTCAATTGTCTCTACAGACATCAGGCAACTATAAGATGTTCTCACTTCTCAATAGGCACATTTTTTGTTGCTTCAGGTTTCATTTCGGCAAAGGAAGTCATGAATTTCACAACACTGTTTAGGAGGTTGAATATCAGAGAGTTGGTATCAAACACACCTGTATACAGTTATGGTAGCGGTATGAGTTTGATAACGTGTTTTTATGGACCTCTGGTCCTTGAATTACATGCAGAACATTGGTGGTTGGTAATTGCATTCTATTTTGCATGGTTTAGATGCATCTGGGAAGGGATTGAGCTTAGTACTCCGCCGCTGGGCTACCAAAAAGACAGCGGGATCCACAAAAAATGGACGTGACTCAAAGCCCAAGAATCTTGGAGTAAAGAAATTCGGTGGAGAGGTGAGAATTTCTTTTTGGCCTAACGGCAAAGAATGGTTATAGATTATGAGATTGATTGTTGTCCTTGTATTTTGCTTGCTCAAGTACTGTTTATGCTGCAGAGGGTGATCCCGGGAAATATCATTGTTCGTCAAAGAGGAACCCGATTTCATCCCGGGGATTATGTTGGAATTGGTAAAGATCACACCCTTTATGCTTTAAAAGAAGGGTGTGTCAAGTTTGAGCGTAACAAGCTGACTGGACGTAAGTGGGTGCATGTTGAGCCCAAAGATGGTCATGTACTTCATCCGATATATTCGACTGCTGCAGATCTTGAGCTGAAGACTGCTACTTAGATTTTGCTTCTTCCAATTTTAAATCACGTACATCTACTTATCTGGAACTATGGAGTGATCATCTATAAGTCTCATCatgtttgaattcttgtttCCATTTATTCAAGTTCACATGGCCTCTTTATGGTAGACATTTTTGTTCTTAGTAATAATAGTCATCTTTTCTCTTTGGTTGAATTATTTGGTAATTTTGACTAATGTAGCAATGGCTGATTTGAGTTCTACTGTGCAAAAATGGATTACTGTGCAAAAACGGATTTGCAAAAGGATGCAGTAGTTTTGCAATTGAGGGTTACATGAGTTTAAACTTTACTCGTCTATTCTCgagaaaaaaattggcttaGAGTTCCAACCTGAGTCCATCTGGCTTGTCACAATTGATGCCACTCTCATATATCCTGCGTATTTCCACTTTATACTGAACcatttcttcaaatttttcGTCTGTGCTTTTCAGCATATATCACATCTTAAAATTTACGCGATTCTCTACAAGGACTTTGTGTCTTGGGATTATTCTGTATTCAAGGAAATAACTGAAAAACCTGTAAAAAATTCCTAAGTGAATAATCTAAAGGACATTTCTAATGAAAGCATTACAGATTTATAGTAAACTGTATACCTTgggaattcaattagatcctaTAGAGGGCGGACCATGGTTTGTCGCAGGTATTTGTACTTTGGACGAAGATGTTTTTCTATATCGTATCGAAGAATCAATGGATAGTCAGCAATCATCTCACCCAATTTTCGGAGAGGTATACCAAGCGACAGAAAGAACTTCACGTTGGGATCCAATTTGTGTGCGATGCTGCATCCCAGTAGCTCGGGTTGGAAGGATTTGTGTGCGATGCTGCATCCCAGTAGCTCGGGTTGGAAGGCTATTACTTTCCCAACATTTCTCTGCGAGACTCCAGCTTTTGTGAGGAGGAATATTACCTGTAGCTGCGAGACTCCAGCTTTTGTGAGGAGGAATATTACCTGTAGAAATACCAAACATATTTGTCAATACAAATTCCTAAGACCTGCATTCTTGATCTATGATAGGATTCTATGTTGTTCAAATGAGACAACATGTGTCAAGACAAAAGTAAGCAGAACGAGGAATGGGCAGACTGTTGGTCGTATTTTCTTCTCAAGGCTATATGTGAATATTCGGGGAAACCTGGCAAGCACATCTCCAATGGCATTTTCCTGAACGTCTATTTCTCGCAAAAACTGGACCTGTACACAGAAAGAGGATTAAATACCATTGCGAGCACGATAAACATAGTTCAGTAACTCGACAAGAAATGCTAGCAAATCATACCTTAGGCACAATGGTGTTCTGCAAGTCAATGCAGAATACTATTGATACCTTGATGGTAATAGAACCTTGGGGTCGCATCTCTAGAGGTGGTTGATCCCACTCACTGCCACCTTAAAAAAGTAACTCATCgttatttaatacggagtatctaGTTCCAACAGAACCAACAGATAATGAAAGCCAGACTACTCTCAAGAGAAAAGTTATCATTGCAATTTTTTCAATTGTCTTTAGTGACATCAAGCAACTATAAGATGTTCTCATTTCTCAATAGGCGCATTTTTTGTTGCTTCAGGTTTCATTTTGGCAAAGGAAGTCATGAATTTCACGAGATTGTTTAGGAGGTTGAATATCAGAGAGTTGGTATCAAACACTCATGTATACAGTTATGGTAGCGGTATGAGTTTGATCACATGTTTTTAAGGACCTCTGGTCCTTGAATTACACGCAGAATATTGGTGGTTGGTAATTGCATTCTATTTTGCATGGTTTAGATGCATCTGGGGAGGGATTGAGCTTAGTACTCCGGCGTTGGGCTACCAAAAAGACAGCAGGATCCACAAAAAATGGACGTGACTCAAAGCCCAAGAATCTCTGAGTAAAGAAATTCGGTGGAGAGGTGAGAATTTCTTTTTGGCCTAACGGCAAAGAATGGTTATAGAATATGAGATTGATTGTTGTCCTTGTATTTTGCCTACTCAAGTACTGTTTATGCTGCAGAGGGTGATCCCGGGAAATATCATTGTTCACCAAAGAGGAACCCGATTTCATCCAGGGGATTGTGTTGGAATTGGTAAAGATCACACCCTTTATGCTTTAAAAGAAGGGTGTGTCACCTCGCCAAAGAGGAACCCGATTTCATCCAGGGGATTATGTTGGAATTGGTAAAGATCACACCCTTTATGCTTTAAAAGAAGGGTGTGTCAAGTTTAGCGTAACAAGCTGACTGGACGTAAGTGGGTGCATGTTGAGCCTAAAGATGGTCATGTTCTTCACCCAATATATTCGACTGCTGTAGATCCTGAGCTAAAGACTGCTACTTAGATTTTGCTTTCTCCAATTTTAAATCACTTACATCTACTTATCTGGAACTATGGAGTGATCATAAGTCTCTTCGTGTTTGAATTCTTGTTTCCGTTTATTCAATGCGCTAGATACACTTTCTGTACTTAACTTGGCCTCTTTATGGCAGACATTTTTGTTATTAGTAATAGTAGTCATCTTTTCTCTTTGCTTGCTATATTTTGTCATTCTGACTGAAGTAAGGAGGTAGCAATGGCTGTGCAAAAATGAATTTGCAAAAGGATGCAATTTTGCATTTGAGAGCTACGTAGGTTTcttttcttactttttttttttttttaacttcaaaTCCCATTTAGAACACATCTGCAAAATTTGACTCTCACTCGAAAAATAATTGGCTTGGAGTCCAAACTTTACTTGTTTATCATATCCAACTCTGACTCGAGAGAAAATTTGGCTCAGAGTTCAACCTTTATAGGAGTCCATCCTCTGACCTTACAATTGAGAGCTACAGAGTTGGTTCACTACCTGTCCAACTAAATAACTGTATTGAAACAATAGAAAAACATTGGAAAATGAATACACTCACTATATACACACAGTTACAGACAAAAAAAACATGTTCATTATTACAAGTGTTGAAATCAAATATCTTTGTTAGTTTACTTATCTGTTTCTAATCTGCTACTACAGTTAGATCGATGATTGAATGAGAAATCTTCTATAGAGCCATTAATACAAGTGGTTGATGGCTTGTCACAGCTGATGCCACTCTCATATATCCTACGTCTTTCCACTTTATCCTGAACcatttcttcaaatttttcGTCTGTGCTTTTCAGCATATATCGCAGCTTAAAATTCACCCGATTCTCTACAAGGACTTTGTGTCTTGGGATCATTCTATCTTCAAGGGAATAACTGAAAAACCTGTAAAAAATTCCAAAGTCATCAGCTTGAATAATCTAAACGACATTTCTAATGCAAGCATTATAGTAAACTGTATACCTTgggaattcaattagatcctcTAAAGGGCGAACCATGGTTCGTCGCAGGTATTTGTACTTGGGACGAAGATGTTTTTCTATATCGTATCGAAGAATCAATGGATAGTCAGCAATCATCTCACCCAATTTCCGGAGAGGTATACCAAGCGACAAAAAGAACTTCACATTGGGATCCAATTTGTGTGCGATGCTGCATCCCAGTAGCTCGGGTTGGAAGGCTATTACTTTCCCAACATTTCTCTGTGAGACTCCAGCTTTTGTGAGGAGGAATATTACCTGTAGGAATACCAAACATATTTGTCAATACAAATTCCTAAGACTTGCATTCTTGACTTGATCTATGATATGATTCTATGTTGTTCAAATGAGACAACATATGTCAAGACAAAAGGAAGCAAAAAGAGGAATGGACAGACCGTTGGTCGTATTTTCTTCTCAAGGCTATATGTGAATATTCGGGGAAACCTGGCAAGCACATCTCCAATGGCATCTTCCTGAACGCCTATTTCTCGCAAAAACTGGACCTGCACACAGAAAGAGGATTAAATATCATTACGAGCACGATAAACATAGTTCAGTAACTCGACAAGAAATGCTAGCAAATCATACCTTAGGCACAATGGTGTTCTGCAAGTCAATGCAGAATACTATTGGCCTGGCAATAAGAATTCTTCGCATTCCTTCTTTAGAAATCCCGATGTAGTAGAAAAACTTAACAAGGGGCTTCCACTTCTCCTCAATGTTACAACCCATCAAATGTGGTTTCAATGCAATCACTCTTCCAACATCTTCGTTACTTAGGCCAAATTCCTTCAGATACGCAACCTGGATGTAAAACACAGCCAAAATTAGCCATTCCTCATCCTCGCAAGACAAGAAAAATACTAAAAGTTgttattatttctatatattagCAAGTCAATCTCAAATCCCAACCAGGTGATCTTCATTCTTTAGTGCAGTTTATAAATATAGCACTCGGGGAAATATGCTTGGCAGCACACGTTAACAAGAGAGTTTAAAACAGGTACCTTTTGGTTCATCTCTTCCATACTCAAGTAGCCAAGCACCTTAGGATAGTCAAAAACCATTGTCCCGAAATCATTCTCATTCATTCCCAGATTCAAATAGAATTCAACACGCATCTTGAGTTCTTCCATGCTAAATGACAATATTTCAGGGCATCTGCTAATAACAAAGCCAATCCAGTCCCTCCGGACCCCGTTCTTCTCCAAATACTCAATATTCTCATCCAAATCATCAAAGCTGCGGCTGAAGACATTCTCTCCTGATCTCAGCATTGCAACCCCAATGAATCTCCCCTTCACGTTTACCGACTTTAACCACTCAGCAAAACGTCTTATGTAGGTAACATCTCGTCTTGATTTACATACGAGGTTCCCAATTTGAGGAAATGATAATGAATTGTGTTTCAACCACCTAAGCAGTTCATGGCAAAATGCAATACAATAATAGTTCACCAAGAAGAAAAACCAATAGTTTGAAACTGAAAGtagttgagcatataatatataaacatatatgtgCAATCCAAATATCAACTTAGGCTGTTGATGGAGcgcatgcttcaatttggtgtCCAGAGTTGAGCCAACTCTAGACACGTGAAGGGCCTGTTGAgcatattacatatataatatataaacataaatgtgcaatccaactatcagcacatgcttttagttgagattgagCATAAAGTATAGATCAGAACTTTAGTGTTTAAACTGTTCATGTACCTTACCATTGGCACGACATTGGAATCATCTATGAATGCCCTGGCTCGACTATTGAAGGATGAGTGCGAGAATTCAGGCATTTGCTTCATTGAAGCAGCCTGAATCATCACAAAATCAATGAAATCAGACAATTTGGATACCAAATTTCTCGAATAAGTGATCCCAAATTTCCCCTTTCTCATCGCCTCCATGAAAATCTCAGTGGTGACTCTCCTGCGTATCTCTAGGGCCTTAATAAGCATCTCCTCATCATCTGCAGCAGCAGCAATGCCGCTTTGGTCATCAAACAGACTCTTAATGGGCGGCAAAGATGAATTGACATCAGGATCGCTGGGAGATTGAACATAACTTGAGCCTGGGAATTGAGGGGTTCTTCTTCTTATCAATGACATCTCTAGAAGCCTCATtttatcttcttcctcttcttctacAGAAGACACCTGTCTCTCTGcaaacggcgtcgtttttgaATATGAGATTTGGTCGAATGAGAGGAAATGGAGGAGCATAGAAGTGGATTTGGAATTGTGCTTTTGAGTAACAGTAGCTTCATCGTTCAACGGAGAGGAGGTAGTGCTAGTTTCGGTGTTTTGACGATTTTCTTGGTGGTTGCGGTGGGCGGAGGGCACCGTGAAGAGACGTGGGCGGTTGCAGGCGGGGAAAGAGAAGGGAAGTGTCGCCGGAAAGTTTGGGCCGCCGTGGTCTTGGAAGCATAGCACGGCGGAGAAGTGGTGGACCTGGAGCTTAACCAACATCTTCAAGGATAACAACTTTTCCTGGAAAAAAGGGAGCTTctataatcaataaaaaattttgaggaACAAAATGGAATAATTGGGAACATCAGGGACCTAGATGAAATTATTTTGGACATAAGGAAGACAAAGACGCAGGAGAGGGCGCAGTTCCCACGCTCCGCGAATCGAGAAATCAATCATCCTCCTCCTGCATGGGCAATTCAACTGGTCATACGGGTGAAGTTTGGAAAAAGAGACCGGGGATCGGGGAGGCCTCGTCGCAGCACCTCGCAATCTTGAATTTGCAAAGTCGCAGAGTCTGAAGTCAGGGTTAGATATTTTAAGAATTCAGTTATTCTACATTTTACACTCGATATCACCTCGCCTAATAAGGAGAGGTACAATTTGAGAGTGCACGAGCCTTATGTTGCCTAAAGATAGTGTTGAGAGAAaggtgaagatgaagatgagttGGAAGCCTCTTTTATGTAATAGCTGACAAATTATACataacatataaattatattagaaataatATGCACGAAGAGCTTCGGATGCAGTAGTTTTGCAATTGAGGGTTACATAGGTTTTCTTTTTCAGCTTTGAATTCCATTCAGAACACATTTGTAGAATTTGACTCTCACTCAAAAGGAACTTTAGTTTAAACTTTACTCGTTTATTCTATTCAACTtcagttgttatatcgtggatcatggtctacaaagttttgtggaccatggtccaaaaagagcaccgtttctttaagtaaataaACGGTTGTCGTCACATCTTAACAGAGCTTcgtaaatgaaattatatttcatcTCAAATAATactgtctcacatttgtttttatattatcaaatgaaactatagttatatcaaaatgaaactgtagttgtgttgaaaggaaactgcagtgtattataaacgaaactgtagttgtgtttaaaggaaactgcagtgtatataaaatgaagctgaataacagtttcacatatttgagtgtataatgtcgaatgaaactgtagttattgtgttaaaatgaaactacagtgtatatatataaaataaaattgaatatgttAACACACATAGTTACTTTTTGCAGAACGGGTtccatttcttttcattaatcaaaatcatGTTATTTTGATCCATGGACTACTATACATTGTGGACTGcgatccacagtaaaatttgcaattCAACTCACTCAAGAAAAAATTTGGCTTAGAATTCAACCTCTACAGAATTCAAAATCCAAAGATTTAAAGCCCATTAGAATAAAATTCCAATGTGAACATACGCTAaggtattataatttataaacttaATCGGCCTATCACCACTATTACTATGAAGATTTTCCGAGGATATAAATCTTGAAATGTGTTTCAATTGACTTACAATTTCTTAAATATTTgtgtatctctatatatattaaagcaaAATGAAACAGCTGAAAAATTCCCGCCCATATAAAACGCAGCGTTTTGGCCATATTCCAAAAGTCCAAGTATTTGTACTGTTCTACACGAAATCTCTTTACTGacaacttaatttttttaaattttatttttactaaattCCATTCCAATTTCCTAGGCACCTCTTTGTCTTTGTGTACACAAAACTTCCTTCCCGACAACCAATGTTGAGTAcaacacattaaaaaataattattacatatttttaaactaaaaatttcGTAAGAAACAGCCTATAAATAGATAATTTTGTGGTGATGGGTGAAACCCATATCTACACCGAGAGAAGAAAAAACCAAGAAACATAGAGTCATTGAGCTTCTATTCAAATTTTAGAGTATtcactttctccatttttaatatttatgaagatGAAGTATAAATCTTCAGATGCAGTACAAACATTCAGTTGCTAGCAAGCATCGCAAAAAGTGATAATGCAGTACAAGAGGCGATAAGTTACCATAGGTTGCAAGAGGAAGAAGCAGTTCTGAGCATACCTACTACTACTACTTCGAAAATGGTAGCTACCACTTATTTAATCCTTTTACACCTTTTTATCATGAAAAACCTGAAACAAATATATGGTtactattaacattttattgTGATTGTTGATATGTACATATGaatttaaacttatttttttgCTAAATTGGAAGAAGAATCGATAGATGAAGGGAGATAAGACCTATGGAACAGAAATTGAAATGTGAAATCCTAATCCTAAATCTAAGTCGTACAAGCATATTTTGGAGTATAGAAACACATACTTTACAATAAAACAGTTCAAACACACTACCTGTTCAATGGATTGCCTTGCAGGTGTGATGAGAGAGGAGCTTCGAAATCGAAAGCGCAGAGGGCAGAGAGCCGAAGGTGCCTAGGGCGGAGAACCGGAACTGAAGAGGCTGCGAGATAGAAGGAGACTATGAGTGCGCCGGGGCAGCGAGTCGGAGACGCCGAGTGAGGTGAAGCGGAGACGTCGAGGGTGGATAAGCGGAGACGGCGGGGAGGAGAAGCGGAGAGGCGGAGTCGCCGAGGAGGAGAATCGGAGGCGCCGATTGAGGAGAAGCGGAGACGCTGAGGGTGGATAAGCGGAGACGGCGAGGGAGGAGAAGCGGAGAGGCGGAGACGGCGAGGGAGGAGAAGCGGAGGGGCGGAGACGGTGAGGGAGGAGAAGTGGAAAGGCGGAGACGCCGAGGAGGGGAATCGGAGACGCAGAGGGATGCGATGGGTGAGGGCGGCAGAGAAGATGGATAGGGTTAGGTTGTATTTGGGtgtataaaatttgtttttttttttaaaggataaagattattactatacatttaGTTTAGATTAATAATTGTTTAGAAATAATATGTGTTTAAATGATCTTTTAAAccatttttaattgtttaaatttaaataaatactgaatttaattatctatatatatatatatattaaaacagaagtgccaactttcccgctcattttagtccaaaaaatttgaaatcggtcaacataatatctttaaaaacatataaaagctCAGTACAATTTGCCCAGCACTTTTTCCGACGATAATTTCTTGTACCTTGTGCTTTTGTGGATGTGCTTTGCAAACAGGATGCCATATTTGCCCATGCCGATCATCGGCCGTCCAATTTCAGACTGCTTAAATACAAATCTAAAACTATTTACATGGACCTgctttgaatattatataggcATGCTATCTATAgacttcaatattatattattaacgtGCATACCTGATCCTCCACTAAGCAAACAACTCCATTAATTTCCTCCACTGAGCAAACCAACTCCATTATtttttgtatgtgtatgtattctCATTGGAAATAAAACAAAGAATAGCTGTCGGCACATGCATATCAACATATCTTTCTCTCTCTGTCTGCAAATTCATATCAAACCAACTACGGAGGAGGTCTAAGATCTGCGATTTTGCTCTTTCGCTCTCCGCTGGCTCGACTCGGGATGGATGACATCGACGACGTCGGAGGGCTGCGATGGAGGCTATCGCGGGTGAGGTAAGTGGCGCTGGTGGTTGGTGTTGCATTAAAGAAACCTAGCTAATGATCATTTCCCACCGCGGTTCCCCTCGTCACTCCTAAAGACGTTTACCCTTTCTCTTTCTATCGATCTCTGTCTGCAAATTCTTATCAATCTCAGGAAAGAAGACAGAATAGAATAACTCAGCTGGCAAGAGGAACTTTCGAATAGATTACCAGCGACCGACGACTCGGCCATGGGCGACTGCGTGACG encodes:
- the LOC116027398 gene encoding transcription termination factor MTERF2, chloroplastic-like isoform X2, coding for MLVKLQVHHFSAVLCFQDHGGPNFPATLPFSFPACNRPRLFTVPSAHRNHQENRQNTETSTTSSPLNDEATVTQKHNSKSTSMLLHFLSFDQISYSKTTPFAERQVSSVEEEEEDKMRLLEMSLIRRRTPQFPGSSYVQSPSDPDVNSSLPPIKSLFDDQSGIAAAADDEEMLIKALEIRRRVTTEIFMEAMRKGKFGITYSRNLVSKLSDFIDFVMIQAASMKQMPEFSHSSFNSRARAFIDDSNVVPMVRWLKHNSLSFPQIGNLVCKSRRDVTYIRRFAEWLKSVNVKGRFIGVAMLRSGENVFSRSFDDLDENIEYLEKNGVRRDWIGFVISRCPEILSFSMEELKMRVEFYLNLGMNENDFGTMVFDYPKVLGYLSMEEMNQKVAYLKEFGLSNEDVGRVIALKPHLMGCNIEEKWKPLVKFFYYIGISKEGMRRILIARPIVFCIDLQNTIVPKVQFLREIGVQEDAIGDVLARFPRIFTYSLEKKIRPTVIFLLTKAGVSQRNVGKVIAFQPELLGCSIAHKLDPNVKFFLSLGIPLRKLGEMIADYPLILRYDIEKHLRPKYKYLRRTMVRPLEDLIEFPRFFSYSLEDRMIPRHKVLVENRVNFKLRYMLKSTDEKFEEMVQDKVERRRIYESGISCDKPSTTCINGSIEDFSFNHRSNCSSRLETDK
- the LOC116027401 gene encoding uncharacterized protein LOC116027401; protein product: MNFTTLFRRLNIRELVSNTPVYSYGSDASGKGLSLVLRRWATKKTAGSTKNGRDSKPKNLGVKKFGGERVIPGNIIVRQRGTRFHPGDYVGIGKDHTLYALKEGCVKFERNKLTGRKWVHVEPKDGHVLHPIYSTAADLELKTAT
- the LOC116027398 gene encoding transcription termination factor MTERF2, chloroplastic-like isoform X1: MEKLLSLKMLVKLQVHHFSAVLCFQDHGGPNFPATLPFSFPACNRPRLFTVPSAHRNHQENRQNTETSTTSSPLNDEATVTQKHNSKSTSMLLHFLSFDQISYSKTTPFAERQVSSVEEEEEDKMRLLEMSLIRRRTPQFPGSSYVQSPSDPDVNSSLPPIKSLFDDQSGIAAAADDEEMLIKALEIRRRVTTEIFMEAMRKGKFGITYSRNLVSKLSDFIDFVMIQAASMKQMPEFSHSSFNSRARAFIDDSNVVPMVRWLKHNSLSFPQIGNLVCKSRRDVTYIRRFAEWLKSVNVKGRFIGVAMLRSGENVFSRSFDDLDENIEYLEKNGVRRDWIGFVISRCPEILSFSMEELKMRVEFYLNLGMNENDFGTMVFDYPKVLGYLSMEEMNQKVAYLKEFGLSNEDVGRVIALKPHLMGCNIEEKWKPLVKFFYYIGISKEGMRRILIARPIVFCIDLQNTIVPKVQFLREIGVQEDAIGDVLARFPRIFTYSLEKKIRPTVIFLLTKAGVSQRNVGKVIAFQPELLGCSIAHKLDPNVKFFLSLGIPLRKLGEMIADYPLILRYDIEKHLRPKYKYLRRTMVRPLEDLIEFPRFFSYSLEDRMIPRHKVLVENRVNFKLRYMLKSTDEKFEEMVQDKVERRRIYESGISCDKPSTTCINGSIEDFSFNHRSNCSSRLETDK